The following are from one region of the Dehalococcoidia bacterium genome:
- the def gene encoding peptide deformylase, which yields MAVLPTVTYPDPVLRRKARRVTSIDGSIERLIDDMVETMRETGGVGLAAPQVGISLRVAVIELPGEETIVLVNPKIVKRSGERQVEEGCLSLPGYRGEIQRSIKVIAKGLDRYGREIRIKGEGLLAHALEHEIDHLNGTLYIDHLESIDKLFPVAPDVETPEI from the coding sequence ATGGCAGTCCTTCCCACGGTTACTTACCCCGACCCGGTGCTTCGCCGGAAAGCGAGACGTGTTACGAGTATCGATGGGTCGATAGAGCGGCTCATCGATGACATGGTGGAGACCATGCGTGAGACCGGGGGTGTGGGGCTGGCAGCACCACAGGTGGGGATATCGCTAAGGGTGGCTGTAATCGAGCTACCCGGGGAGGAAACCATAGTTCTGGTAAATCCCAAGATAGTGAAGCGTTCCGGGGAGCGCCAGGTTGAGGAGGGATGCCTCAGCCTCCCTGGTTATCGGGGTGAGATCCAGCGCTCGATAAAGGTCATCGCTAAGGGGCTCGACCGATATGGGCGCGAGATTCGCATCAAAGGGGAGGGGCTCCTGGCACACGCCCTGGAGCACGAGATCGATCACCTGAATGGCACTCTATATATAGACCATCTGGAGAGTATTGATAAACTCTTCCCGGTGGCACCGGATGTGGAAACACCTGAGATATAG
- the rplS gene encoding 50S ribosomal protein L19, with protein sequence MELDTLIPVAPNLNIPQVSPGDTLKVSIKVVEGERVRIQVFQGVVIRVRKGGINANFTVRRIAYGVGVERTFFFHSPSMEKVEVLRHGQVKRANLYYLRGLTAKKARIKERRPKEERIVR encoded by the coding sequence ATGGAACTTGATACGCTGATTCCCGTTGCGCCGAATCTCAATATTCCCCAGGTCAGCCCTGGTGATACGCTGAAGGTGAGCATAAAGGTTGTGGAGGGGGAGCGGGTACGCATCCAGGTGTTCCAGGGGGTGGTGATCAGGGTGAGAAAGGGCGGCATCAATGCCAACTTCACGGTGAGGCGTATTGCCTATGGGGTTGGCGTGGAGCGAACCTTTTTCTTTCACTCCCCTTCAATGGAAAAGGTAGAGGTACTGAGACATGGCCAGGTAAAGCGTGCCAATCTCTACTACCTGCGCGGGCTCACCGCCAAGAAAGCGCGCATAAAGGAGAGAAGGCCGAAGGAAGAGCGTATCGTGAGATAG
- the trmD gene encoding tRNA (guanosine(37)-N1)-methyltransferase TrmD, with product MHIHILTLFPNMFTAPFGESIVRRAIDRGLVQIAIYNIRDYATDRHHVVDDSPYGGGPGMVLKPEPLFKAVEAVLGEKGESGLPVLLLTPQGRLFDQQAAQELARYGEMVLICGHYEGVDERVRERLVTDEISIGDYILSGGELAAMVVVDAVVRQLPGVLGSEASVGEDSHVDGLLEYPQYTRPQSFRGWEVPEVLLSGNHAAIARWRREHSLRRTIRRRPDLLERAALSEEERRLVARMEREED from the coding sequence GTGCACATTCACATCTTGACCCTTTTCCCCAATATGTTCACCGCTCCTTTCGGTGAGAGCATCGTCAGGAGGGCCATAGACCGCGGGCTGGTGCAGATTGCGATTTACAATATTCGAGACTACGCCACAGACAGGCATCATGTAGTCGATGATTCTCCCTACGGCGGTGGTCCCGGTATGGTGTTGAAGCCAGAGCCACTCTTCAAGGCAGTGGAGGCGGTACTGGGCGAAAAGGGGGAGTCCGGACTCCCGGTGCTACTGCTCACCCCGCAGGGTCGACTTTTCGACCAACAGGCTGCTCAGGAGCTTGCTAGATATGGGGAGATGGTACTGATATGCGGACACTACGAGGGGGTAGATGAGCGGGTGCGGGAGCGCCTGGTCACCGATGAGATCAGTATCGGGGACTATATACTGAGCGGTGGGGAGCTTGCCGCCATGGTGGTGGTAGATGCCGTGGTGAGGCAACTGCCCGGTGTCCTGGGGTCGGAGGCATCGGTGGGTGAGGATTCCCACGTAGATGGGCTTTTGGAGTATCCCCAGTACACTCGCCCTCAGTCGTTTCGCGGGTGGGAGGTGCCTGAGGTATTGCTTTCGGGAAATCACGCCGCAATCGCCAGGTGGCGAAGGGAGCATTCGCTCCGGCGTACCATTAGGCGGCGCCCCGACTTGCTTGAGCGGGCAGCGCTGAGCGAGGAAGAGAGAAGATTGGTGGCTCGGATGGAAAGAGAGGAAGATTAA
- the mog gene encoding molybdopterin adenylyltransferase, with amino-acid sequence MFTLGILTISDRGSRGEREDESGRVVRELLGALDANVVKYEVVPDEGDIISAKLVDWVDKEGIDLILTTGGTGPSRRDVTPEATLAVLERMAPGFVEAMRAESLKKTSTAMLSRAVAGIRGGSLIINLPGSPRAVGECLEVILPALPHAIEVLKGTAGECGER; translated from the coding sequence ATGTTTACCCTGGGCATACTAACCATCAGCGATAGGGGTTCGCGAGGGGAGCGAGAGGACGAGAGCGGCAGGGTAGTGAGGGAGCTACTTGGCGCTCTCGATGCTAACGTGGTAAAATATGAAGTTGTCCCCGATGAGGGGGATATCATCTCAGCGAAGCTCGTGGATTGGGTCGATAAAGAGGGAATCGATCTCATTCTCACCACCGGGGGCACCGGGCCAAGTCGGCGCGATGTCACCCCGGAGGCAACGCTTGCTGTTCTGGAGCGGATGGCACCGGGGTTCGTCGAGGCGATGAGGGCTGAGAGCCTGAAAAAGACCAGCACAGCGATGCTCAGTAGGGCGGTGGCCGGTATCAGGGGAGGTAGCCTGATCATCAACCTCCCCGGTAGCCCCAGGGCGGTTGGCGAGTGCCTGGAGGTGATTTTACCCGCGCTACCCCATGCTATTGAGGTGCTCAAGGGCACGGCAGGGGAGTGTGGTGAGCGCTAA
- the priA gene encoding primosomal protein N' codes for MNYAEVAVNSPGAQRRSFCYAVPPDIMVGHGVWVPFGPALLQGVVLELTEYPSVEDTREVAGLIDPRPIMSPPQVELARWVSSNYLSPLFDAVALMMPPGFERRVLTFLTLASHTSESSISWLNPDQRALLNLVGRKGKVEVRAVEKALGKKGARVTIGQMVRKGLIRKTNELEGPRVRPKMVPYLRLVNGVVPEITSLLQSRRALKQAELLKLLESGPVPLTEARERLGTTAAVVAALRRKGLVAIEPVQVYRDPLANRDFPPSPAHTLTPAQQTAWNEVKAALAPGMGLKAVGRVKDVLPVFLLHGVAGSGKTEIYLRALEQAIAIGRRAIVLVPEIALTPQTISRFASRFPGRVGVLHSKLSVGEQFDEWWRIKQGDFDVVIGSRGAIFAPQPELGLIVIDEEHEWTYKQQEQSPRYHARDVALRLAKLTGAVVILGSATPDVTSYYRGQRGNYRLLELPERISTGEKRVQVVDLRQELKEGNRSIFSRSLTQGINQALNAKEQVILFLNRRGSATFVQCRDCGYVLRCRRCDVSLTYHSAREDLVCHQCNYRMAVPHVCPQCGGKRIKFLGTGIQKVEEELGRAFPQANLLRWDRDVTAGKYSHEDILNRFVSHEADVLIGTQMIAKGLDLPLVTLVGVINADVSLHLPDFRSGERTFQILTQVAGRAGRGPLGGQVIVQSYTPEHYAVSCAAKQDYLSFYEKESSLRRQYQNPPFSRLTRLLYTNPNNALCQREAQRMHCLLKGERDSWGMDVTFIGPSPAFITRVRGRYRWQIILRGDDPVRLLAGVTIPQGWVVDIDPVSLL; via the coding sequence ATGAATTACGCTGAGGTGGCGGTGAATTCTCCGGGGGCACAGCGGCGAAGCTTCTGCTACGCTGTGCCCCCGGACATAATGGTGGGTCATGGGGTGTGGGTCCCCTTTGGCCCCGCGCTACTGCAGGGCGTTGTTCTTGAATTAACCGAATACCCCTCGGTGGAGGATACCAGGGAGGTCGCTGGCCTTATCGATCCTCGTCCAATAATGTCCCCGCCCCAGGTAGAATTGGCCCGCTGGGTGAGCTCCAACTATCTCTCGCCCCTTTTCGATGCTGTTGCCCTGATGATGCCCCCCGGTTTTGAGCGGAGGGTGCTAACCTTTCTAACCCTGGCTTCTCACACCTCTGAGAGCAGTATCTCCTGGCTTAACCCTGACCAGAGGGCGTTGCTTAACCTCGTCGGTAGAAAGGGTAAGGTTGAGGTAAGGGCGGTGGAAAAGGCCCTGGGCAAGAAAGGGGCGAGGGTGACTATCGGGCAGATGGTGCGAAAAGGGCTCATCAGGAAAACCAACGAGCTGGAGGGGCCCAGGGTGAGGCCAAAGATGGTTCCCTATCTTCGCCTTGTTAATGGGGTGGTGCCGGAGATAACGAGCCTGCTCCAGTCAAGGAGAGCCTTAAAGCAGGCGGAGCTACTGAAGCTACTCGAATCCGGCCCTGTCCCCCTCACCGAAGCCAGAGAGCGCCTTGGAACCACCGCAGCGGTGGTGGCGGCGCTAAGGAGAAAGGGTCTGGTCGCAATCGAGCCGGTTCAGGTATATCGCGACCCGCTGGCAAATCGCGATTTCCCGCCCTCTCCAGCCCATACCCTGACCCCGGCGCAGCAGACCGCCTGGAACGAGGTCAAGGCAGCGCTCGCTCCGGGCATGGGGTTGAAAGCTGTGGGGAGGGTGAAAGATGTGCTGCCCGTTTTCCTGCTCCACGGGGTAGCCGGGAGCGGGAAGACAGAGATCTACCTTCGAGCCCTGGAGCAGGCCATTGCCATCGGCAGGCGGGCGATCGTGCTGGTACCCGAGATTGCTCTTACCCCGCAGACCATCTCCCGCTTCGCCTCCCGCTTCCCGGGCAGGGTTGGTGTGCTCCACAGCAAACTTTCGGTAGGGGAACAGTTCGATGAGTGGTGGCGAATCAAGCAGGGTGATTTCGATGTGGTCATCGGGTCGCGAGGGGCAATCTTCGCCCCGCAGCCTGAGCTGGGACTCATTGTTATAGATGAGGAGCATGAGTGGACCTACAAGCAGCAGGAGCAATCGCCACGCTACCATGCGCGCGATGTAGCCCTCAGGCTGGCAAAGCTCACCGGCGCGGTGGTTATTCTGGGCAGTGCCACGCCGGATGTAACCAGCTACTATCGGGGGCAGAGAGGCAACTATCGATTACTGGAGCTACCCGAGCGGATCTCTACGGGGGAGAAAAGGGTGCAGGTGGTCGATCTGCGTCAGGAACTGAAGGAGGGAAATCGGAGCATCTTCAGCAGGTCGCTTACCCAGGGGATAAATCAGGCCTTGAACGCCAAGGAGCAGGTGATACTTTTCCTCAATAGGCGGGGAAGCGCCACCTTTGTACAGTGTCGCGACTGTGGCTATGTGCTGCGCTGCAGAAGATGCGATGTGTCCCTGACATATCACTCAGCCAGGGAGGACCTGGTCTGCCACCAGTGCAATTATCGCATGGCAGTGCCCCATGTTTGTCCTCAGTGTGGCGGCAAGCGGATCAAATTTCTGGGCACCGGCATCCAGAAGGTGGAGGAGGAACTCGGTCGTGCCTTCCCCCAGGCGAATCTGCTGCGCTGGGACCGCGATGTCACCGCGGGGAAGTATTCCCACGAGGATATCCTCAACCGATTTGTGTCCCATGAGGCAGATGTCCTCATTGGCACGCAAATGATCGCCAAGGGGCTGGATCTCCCCCTGGTCACCCTGGTGGGGGTGATCAACGCGGACGTGAGCCTGCACCTGCCTGATTTTCGCTCCGGTGAGCGTACCTTCCAGATCCTGACCCAGGTGGCTGGCAGGGCGGGGCGCGGCCCCTTGGGGGGGCAGGTTATCGTGCAGAGCTACACCCCGGAACACTATGCCGTAAGTTGTGCCGCAAAACAGGACTATCTGTCTTTTTATGAAAAGGAGAGCTCCCTCCGCCGCCAGTACCAAAACCCCCCGTTTAGCCGACTTACCCGCCTCCTCTACACAAACCCCAATAACGCCCTTTGCCAGAGAGAGGCCCAGAGAATGCACTGCCTGCTTAAGGGGGAACGGGACTCCTGGGGCATGGATGTCACCTTTATAGGGCCTTCCCCCGCCTTCATCACGCGGGTGCGCGGTCGGTATCGTTGGCAGATCATCCTGCGCGGCGATGACCCGGTGCGCCTGCTGGCTGGGGTTACCATTCCCCAGGGGTGGGTGGTCGACATCGATCCGGTGAGCCTGCTTTGA
- the mraZ gene encoding division/cell wall cluster transcriptional repressor MraZ: MIKIDMFLGEFEYKIDPKGRVAIPPKFRKHFANGIVLNMGAEQCINVYPPQLWEEIAEKYGSGPIEPSKLRQRNRAIFASAFDMELDEQGRVMLPPPLRRHADIKDSLVVAGANKYLEIWSKEHWEKQKESATKDFWQILESMETRQ, translated from the coding sequence GTGATTAAGATAGATATGTTTCTTGGCGAGTTCGAGTACAAGATTGATCCTAAGGGGCGAGTGGCCATCCCACCTAAATTCCGCAAGCACTTCGCGAATGGGATCGTGCTTAACATGGGGGCGGAACAATGTATCAATGTCTACCCACCACAGTTATGGGAGGAGATCGCGGAAAAATACGGTTCCGGGCCCATCGAACCTAGTAAATTGCGGCAGAGGAATAGAGCTATATTCGCCTCCGCATTCGATATGGAACTCGACGAACAGGGCCGGGTGATGCTACCGCCACCGCTACGTCGGCACGCTGATATCAAAGACAGTTTGGTTGTCGCAGGAGCAAATAAATACCTCGAGATCTGGAGCAAGGAACACTGGGAGAAGCAGAAAGAGTCCGCCACCAAGGACTTCTGGCAGATCTTAGAGAGCATGG